CAGCAGGTCGGCGAGCGCGTCGATCTGCACCGGGGTCTTCCCGCCCGGGATCCGGCGGGCCAGCATCGCGGTGCCGGCCTCCAGGTCGCGGGGGCCGATCTCGATGCGGACCGGTACGCCCTTGAGCTCCCAGTCGACGGCGCGGCGGCCGAAGGGGGTGTCGACGCGGTCGTCGACCTGCACGCGGATGCCGGCGGCCTTGAGCTGGGCACCCAGCTCGCGGACCTTCGCCACGGCCTCGTCACCCTTGATCGCCATGACGACGACCTGGACGTGCGCGAGGCGCGGCGGGACGCGCAGGCCGTTGTCGTCGCCGTGGGACATGATCAAGCCGCCGACCATGCGGGTCGAGACGCCCCACGAGGTCTGCCAGACGAGCTCCTGCTTGCCTTCCTTCGACAGGTACTGGGTGTTGAAGGCCTTGGCGAAGTTGGTGCCGAGCTCGTGGCTCGTGCCCAGCTGGAGGGCCTTGCCGTCGCCCATCATGCCCTCGAGGGTGAGGGTGTTGATGGCTCCGGCGAAGCGCTCCTTGGCGGTCTTGCGGCCGAGCACGACGTCGATGCCGAGCACGTTCGTCATGAAGTCGCCGTAGACGTCGCGGTGGATCCGGGCGGCGTACTCGCGGGCGTCCTCGTACGTGGCGTGGGCGGTGTGGCCCTCCTGCCAGAGGAACTCGCTCGTACGGAGGAACACGCGCGGGCGCATCTCCCAGCGGACCACGTTGGCCCACTGGTTGATCAGCAGGGGCAGGTCCCGGTAGCTCTGGACCCACTTGGAGAAGTAGTCGTTGATGATCGTCTCGGAGGTGGGCCGGACGACGACCGGCTCGTCCAGCTCCTTGCCGCCGCCGTGCGTGACGACCGCGAGCTCGGGGGCGAAGCCCTCGACGTGCTCCGCCTCCTTCGTCAGGTACGACTGCGGGATGAAGAGCGGGAAGTACGCGTTCTGGGCGCCGGCGTCCTTGATGCGGGCGTCCATCTCCTGCTGCATCCGCTCCCACAGGCCGTAGCCGTACGGACGGATGACCATGGTGCCGCGGACCGGACCGTTGTCGGCCAGCTCGGCCTTGTTGATCAGATCCTGGTACCAGCGGGGGAAATCCTCCGCCTGCGGGGTGAGAACGGGTGCCTTTGCCATGGCGCGAATGGTACGGCGCCGGGCGGGTCGAGCGTGAATCGGGTGGCGCGCTCCTCTGGACGCGGGGGCGATTGGGGAGTTCCCTGGCAACGGGGGCAAGGGGGCGACACGGAATCAGGAGCGCTCTTTCGATGACACCGACGCCGACGGCGACGCTCGTCGCCCGGGACTGGGCGGAGATCCAGGAACGGATGCTGGTACCGCTGTACGAGGCGGTCTACGACCGGCTGGAGATCGGGCCGGGCGACCGGCTGCTGGGCCTCGACTGCGGGGCCGGGCTGGCCCTGCTACTGGCCGGCGGGCGGGGTGCCTCCGCGACCGGCGTGGAGGCGGATCCGGCCCGGCGGGCACTGGCCCGCGAGCGGCTGCTGGAGGTGATGGCAGGCCCTCCGGCGCCCGCGGCGCGGCCGTACGACGTACTGCTGGCCTTCTCGCCCGCCCCGGGCGCCTTGGCCGCGGCCCTGCCGGCGGTCCGGCGGGGCGGCGCGGTGGTGCTGGCCGACTGGGGTCCGGCGGAGCGGTGCACGGTGCCGGCGGTGCTGGGCGGCGGCCCGGTGGCCCGGGACCTGGACGCGCTCGTGGCGGGGGCCGGGCTGGTGCCCGACGGGTCGGGGCGGGTGTTCTGCCCCTTCGGCTACGCGGACGTGGACAGCGCGGTACGGGGTCTGCTGTCGACCGGGCTCTACGCCGTCGCGGCGGATCCCGCCCTGGCGGAGAAGGAGCTGGCGGAGGCCCTTCACCCGTACGAGCGGGCCGACGGCGCCGTCTGGCTGCCGAACATCCTCCGGTACGTCGTCGCCCGGGTGGCGTAACGGGGGGGGCGCCGCTACTTCGCGAGCCGGGGGATGCCGGCCGCCGCGTACGCCGCCTGCTCGTCCAGCGTCTCGGCGGCCAGCAGGGCCTCGGCGAGCGCGTCGAGTTTCGGCCGGTGCTCGCGCAGGAGGCGGCAGGCCTCCGCGTAGCACTCGTCCACG
The Streptomyces sp. NBC_00091 genome window above contains:
- the proS gene encoding proline--tRNA ligase, whose translation is MAKAPVLTPQAEDFPRWYQDLINKAELADNGPVRGTMVIRPYGYGLWERMQQEMDARIKDAGAQNAYFPLFIPQSYLTKEAEHVEGFAPELAVVTHGGGKELDEPVVVRPTSETIINDYFSKWVQSYRDLPLLINQWANVVRWEMRPRVFLRTSEFLWQEGHTAHATYEDAREYAARIHRDVYGDFMTNVLGIDVVLGRKTAKERFAGAINTLTLEGMMGDGKALQLGTSHELGTNFAKAFNTQYLSKEGKQELVWQTSWGVSTRMVGGLIMSHGDDNGLRVPPRLAHVQVVVMAIKGDEAVAKVRELGAQLKAAGIRVQVDDRVDTPFGRRAVDWELKGVPVRIEIGPRDLEAGTAMLARRIPGGKTPVQIDALADLLPKVLDEDQAQLLRESRERREARTSDVSTIEEAAEAAIAGGWARIPWADLGPEGEAKLGEQAVSVRCLIAEDGSVPVADDAPGTLAIVARSY
- a CDS encoding methyltransferase type 11, with the translated sequence MTPTPTATLVARDWAEIQERMLVPLYEAVYDRLEIGPGDRLLGLDCGAGLALLLAGGRGASATGVEADPARRALARERLLEVMAGPPAPAARPYDVLLAFSPAPGALAAALPAVRRGGAVVLADWGPAERCTVPAVLGGGPVARDLDALVAGAGLVPDGSGRVFCPFGYADVDSAVRGLLSTGLYAVAADPALAEKELAEALHPYERADGAVWLPNILRYVVARVA